One part of the Vicia villosa cultivar HV-30 ecotype Madison, WI linkage group LG6, Vvil1.0, whole genome shotgun sequence genome encodes these proteins:
- the LOC131614685 gene encoding uncharacterized protein LOC131614685, whose amino-acid sequence MGFGSNWLRWMEGTIFSSDMSVLINGSITKDFKVEKGFRQGDPLSPFLFVLVTEVLTDLMNKAISIGMVVAVAGNHTVSGWQWDNALLLADSNSIRATGQWLDLLKFIAHVVPRNGVKDSFTWRIDKDEVFTVKTCFSWFYAKLSGPPLNEHVVKAASFLWNLNPPSNFLFFGWRIIHDRIVTKDNLLKRGILNANDSFCVFCLTIEGTLLHLLGDCRVVLDV is encoded by the coding sequence ATGGGTTTCGGATCCAATTGGTTAAGATGGATGGAAGGAACCATTTTTTCTAGTGACATGTCCGTTCTCATCAATGGAAGCATCACAAAGGATTTCAAAGTGGAGAAGGGGTTCCGTCAAGGGGATCCTTTATCTCCTTTCTTGTTCGTTTTGGTTACGGAGGTTCTCACGGATTTGATGAACAAGGCCATTTCTATAGGAATGGTGGTGGCAGTGGCTGGAAACCACACGGTTTCAGGCTGGCAGTGGGACAATGCTCTTCTTCTGGCTGACAGCAACAGCATTAGAGCAACAGGGCAGTGGCTGGATCTCCTCAAGTTTATTGCCCACGTAGTCCCAAGGAATGGTGTTAAGGATTCTTTCACATGGCGAATTGACAAGGATGAAGTGTTTACGgtaaaaacttgtttctcctggtTCTATGCAAAGCTGTCAGGGCCACCTCTCAATGAACATGTCGTAAAAGCTGCATCTTTTTTGTGGAATCTTAATCCTCCTTCAAACTTCTTGTTCTTTGGTTGGAGAATTATACATGACAGGATTGTCACCAAAGATAATTTGCTCAAAAGGGGTATTTTAAACGCCAATGATTCCTTCTGTGTGTTCTGTTTGACAATAGAGGGAACCTTACTTCATCTGTTAGGTGACTGTCGAGTGGTGTTAGATGTTTAG
- the LOC131614686 gene encoding uncharacterized protein LOC131614686 produces MTKTKRLSIRKKKRTCVKSLQHQQQQSFSSTNSIIIAEPDFEFYLPDECWEHVFTFLVNPVKPVNPLAIIKPSNPFHVFPFPTDPVYGKIKDKYKRNFESLSLVSKHFLALTNRLIFSLKIYYPQLFYLPRFFHRFSNLNSLDLWFASHYLDAGLALALRDRSSLRSLSISMFELNDAKYVTSHYIDSLLSLKCLNSLKFCCSQISDDLLYSIARQGLPLKTFVLENCTGYSFHGIYDLLSKCRGIRYLGLQGVDFLNNHHVFQLFLLVPDLVSINLSKCSKLTGLALFALIKNCHSLGEITMESIYIESSMENIYIESKSVENYDILKDFDVNPQLKFLYLSQSSL; encoded by the coding sequence ATGACGAAGACGAAACGACTTTCtataagaaagaagaagagaacttGTGTCAAATCTcttcaacatcaacaacaacaatcgtTTTCTTCTACAAATTCAATTATAATTGCAGAACCTGACTTTGAGTTTTACTTACCAGATGAGTGCTGGGAGCATGTCTTCACATTCCTCGTCAACCCGGTCAAGCCGGTCAATCCGTTGGCTATCATCAAGCCGTCTAACCCGTTTCATGTCTTCCCATTCCCCACTGACCCCGTATACGGCAAAATCAAAGACAAATACAAACGCAATTTTGAATCTCTATCTCTCGTCTCAAAACACTTCCTCGCCCTCACCAACCGTCTCATATTTTCTCTCAAAATATATTATCCACAACTTTTTTATCTCCCCCGTTTCTTCCATAGATTCTCCAACCTTAATTCCCTTGACCTCTGGTTCGCCTCCCATTATCTCGATGCAGGCCTTGCCTTGGCTCTCCGTGACAGATCATCATTGAGATCTTTATCTATTTCCATGTTTGAGTTAAATGATGCAAAGTATGTAACTTCTCATTACATTGATTCCTTACTGAGTTTGAAGTGTTTGAATTCTCTTAAGTTTTGCTGTTCACAAATCTCGGATGATTTGCTTTACTCTATTGCAAGACAAGGCCTTCCTTTAAAGACTTTTGTTCTTGAAAATTGCACCGGCTATAGTTTCCATGGAATTTATGATTTATTATCTAAGTGTCGCGGGATAAGATATTTGGGTCTTCAAGGTGTTGATTTTCTAAATAATCATCATGTCTTCCAATTGTTTTTGCTTGTTCCAGATTTAGTATCTATAAACCTTAGTAAATGTTCCAAGCTCACAGGATTAGCTTTGTTCGCCCTCATTAAAAACTGTCATTCACTTGGTGAGATCACAATGGAAAGCATATATATTGAATCCTCAATGGAAAACATATATATTGAGAGCAAGAGTGtagaaaattatgatattttgaaagattttgatgtCAACCCTCAATTAAAATTTCTATATTTGTCTCAGTCTTCATTATAA
- the LOC131614687 gene encoding uncharacterized protein LOC131614687 produces the protein MTKTKRLSIRKKKRTCVKSLQHQQQQSFSSTNSIIIAEPDFEFYLPDECWEHVFTFLVNPVKPVNPLAIIKPSNPFHVFPFPTDPVYGKIKDKYKRNFESLSLVSKHFLALTNRLIFSLKIYYPQLFYLPRFFHRFSNLNSLDLWFASHYLDAGLALALRDRSSLRSLSISLFELNDAKYVTSHYIDSLLSLKCLNSLKFCCSQISDDLLYSIARQGLPLKTFVLENCTGYSFHGIYDLLSKCRGIRYLGLQGDDFLNNHLVFQLFLLVPDLVSINLSKCSKLTGLALFALIKNCHSLGEITMESIYIESSMENVYIESKSVENYDILKDFDVNPQLKFLYLSQSSFINDETILLFASFPNLQHLDLSFCHSLSEKGICQVLSSCCKLRHLKLIFCKVRGLKLNFVVHQLEVLNLSCTSVDDKTLYEISKSCCGLLKLLLMCYEYVTKKGVKRVVENCKQCLVIK, from the coding sequence ATGACGAAGACGAAACGACTTTCtataagaaagaagaagagaacttGTGTCAAATCTcttcaacatcaacaacaacaatcgtTTTCTTCTACAAATTCAATTATAATTGCAGAACCTGACTTTGAGTTTTACTTACCAGATGAGTGCTGGGAGCATGTCTTCACATTCCTCGTCAACCCGGTCAAGCCGGTCAATCCATTGGCTATCATCAAGCCGTCTAACCCGTTTCATGTCTTCCCATTCCCCACTGACCCCGTATACGGCAAAATCAAAGACAAATACAAACGCAATTTTGAATCTCTATCTCTCGTCTCAAAACACTTCCTCGCCCTCACCAACCGTCTCATATTTTCTCTCAAAATATATTATCCACAACTTTTTTATCTCCCCCGTTTCTTCCATAGATTCTCCAACCTTAATTCCCTTGACCTCTGGTTCGCCTCCCATTATCTCGATGCAGGCCTTGCCTTGGCTCTCCGTGACAGATCATCATTGAGATCTTTATCTATTTCCTTGTTTGAGTTAAATGATGCAAAGTATGTAACTTCTCATTACATTGATTCCTTACTGAGTTTGAAGTGTTTGAATTCTCTTAAGTTTTGCTGTTCACAAATCTCGGATGATTTGCTTTACTCTATTGCAAGACAAGGCCTTCCTTTAAAGACTTTTGTTCTTGAAAATTGCACCGGCTATAGTTTTCATGGAATTTATGATTTATTATCTAAGTGTCGCGGGATAAGATATTTGGGTCTTCAAGGTGATGATTTTCTAAATAATCATCTTGTCTTCCAATTGTTTTTGCTTGTTCCAGATTTAGTATCTATAAACCTTAGTAAATGTTCCAAGCTCACAGGATTAGCTTTGTTCGCCCTCATTAAAAACTGTCATTCACTTGGTGAGATCACAATGGAAAGCATATATATTGAATCCTCAATGGAAAACGTATATATTGAGAGCAAGAGTGtagaaaattatgatattttgaaagattttgatgtCAACCCTCAATTAAAATTTCTATATTTGTCTCAGTCTTCATTTATAAATGACGAGACCATCCTATTGTTTGCTTCATTCCCAAATTTGCAGCATTTGGATTTGAGTTTTTGCCATAGCCTATCTGAAAAAGGTATTTGTCAAGTTTTAAGTAGTTGTTGTAAGCTTAGACATCTGAAGTTAATCTTCTGTAAAGTGAGAGGACTAAAATTGAACTTTGTAGTTCACCAACTAGAGGTGTTAAACTTATCTTGTACAAGTGTTGATGATAAAACACTCTATGAGATCTCAAAGAGTTGTTGTGGGCTTTTGAAATTACTATTGATGTGTTATGAATATGTCACGAAAAAGGGAGTGAAGCGTGTGGTTGAAAACTGCAAACAATGTCTTGTGATAAAGTGA